Proteins encoded by one window of Lathyrus oleraceus cultivar Zhongwan6 chromosome 1, CAAS_Psat_ZW6_1.0, whole genome shotgun sequence:
- the LOC127116597 gene encoding uncharacterized protein LOC127116597, with protein MMLNSISTLSSSSSFLSDTPSTSNSTLFRNATFPSFLVGFPKPPFSNTTLRLKPSFSSASSTQQDNGSPEQFLKNNSMADFLRFKKGIDGATGVLQTAVVSYKRKFPWSLLRPFLQVDLISTIHIADEEYFLALQKELESYDCVLYEMVASRETLENMRSPIKRLKGSQSRGFNIVGCIQRQMAQILRLAFQLDCLNYQSENWQHADLDYETFELLQEAKGESFFSFAEDMTLRSTEAMLQPSIPEGLDPWRSKLFWAASVLPMPLVGLFLIKSVCANVSTVSEYPEIEALSRLDFSGAMKLFLAKTLTSELALGTADVEDKSVILGERNRVAIEALRTAMDKGNNRIAILYGGGHMPDLGRRLREEFDLIPSGVEWMTAWSIKKRKLNTSSLPFLKTMARASGWPLNRYQTLALLIFSSVLALDLWFWELFFGTTLDWVSEVASKVIQYVGNSKII; from the exons ATGATGTTAAATTCAATTTCAACTCtatcttcttcatcttcattcctCTCTGATACTCCTTCCACTTCCAATTCCACTCTCTTCAGAAACGCAACTTTCCCTTCCTTTCTTGTTGGATTCCCAAAACCTCCCTTTTCAAATACAACTCTCAGACTCAAACCCTCTTTTTCTTCTGCTTCATCCACTCAACAAGACAATGGGTCGCCGGAACAGTTTCTTAAGAACAATTCCATGGCGGATTTCCTACGTTTCAAGAAAGGGATTGATGGTGCTACTGGTGTGTTGCAAACTGCCGTTGTTAGCTATAAGAGGAAATTCCCTTGGTCCCTTTTGCGCCCTTTTCTTCAG GTTGATTTGATTTCAACAATTCATATAGCTGATGAAGA GTATTTTCTGGCCCTCCAAAAGGAGCTCGAATCCTATGATTGTGTCCTGTATGAAATGGTAGCTAGCAGGGAAACTTTAGAGAATATGAGAAGCCCTATAAAAAGGTTAAAAGGATCACAGTCTAGGGGTTTTAACATTGTGGGATGCATTCAAAGACAGATGGCTCAAATTCTCAGGCTTGCTTTCCAGTTAGATTGTCTCAATTACCAGTCTGAAAATTGGCAACATGCGGATCTTGACTACGAGACCTTCGAATTACTTCAG GAAGCAAAAGGTGAAAGTTTCTTTTCTTTTGCAGAAGATATGACTCTTAGATCTACAGAAGCGATGTTGCAGCCTTCAATCCCGGAAGGTCTTGATCCGTGGAGATCCAAGCTTTTCTGGGCTGCATCCGTACTTCCTATGCCGCTGGTTGGCCTTTTTCTCATCAAAAGTGTTTGTGCAAATGTAAGTACGGTATCAGAATATCCTGAAATTGAGGCATTGTCAAGACTTGATTTTAGTGGCGCCATGAAGCTCTTCCTCGCAAAAACACTAACATCCGA GTTGGCACTAGGTACAGCAGATGTAGAAGATAAATCAGTTATACTTGGGGAGCGAAATCGAGTTGCAATCGAGGCTCTCAGAACGGCAATGGACAAGGGAAACAATAGGATTGCTATACTTTACGGGGGTGGCCATATGCCGGATCTCGGGAGGAGATTAAGGGAGGAGTTCGATTTAATCCCGTCCGGTGTGGAGTGGATGACAGCCTGGTCCATAAAGAAAAGGAAACTTAATACAAGTTCACTTCCATTTCTGAAGACAATGGCTAGGGCTTCAGGTTGGCCGTTGAATCGTTATCAGACACTAGCGTTGCTCATCTTTTCATCCGTCTTGGCGTTGGATCTGTGGTTTTGGGAGCTTTTCTTTGGCACCACACTGGACTGGGTCTCTGAGGTTGCTTCGAAAGTTATTCAGTATGTTGGTAATTCAAAGATAATATGA